Proteins from a single region of Argopecten irradians isolate NY chromosome 7, Ai_NY, whole genome shotgun sequence:
- the LOC138328380 gene encoding protocadherin-15-like, with translation MIPTKPVLYVFILTLFQRQLAEGATCSGGRTIGENNPRNKDDDLDGTIGTSTLIINNDYKVDCDCGNIYEWEYYAKTNAGQVHLQVWREVGNTNVFTLVGENIITVTAGMVNGEHIASIAAGQRINVQQDDYLGIYNPGSPIISNKNEGSGKDFKETELVGNIGVGNTYNWGSITTDDDRKYALNAKVNAGSNPSFTNMGVTITMMDSSSIGDYLYTAGVYDADGDTLTTTMTTSTYFDFSTSTLQVTVKTNGVPAGSYTLNFQTSDPCSNTASGTLTITVTNSEPIITNLPARYYIHEDITAETLQHSIATSDNSPSDTIVCTETEAKFLSKLTPSLVYGIYSQSNPGFVFSTQKKYTIPVTCTDSAGDSDSSSVIAYILPNTPPTFTNLPASKSISTSTASGTSVFQVSTSDSEGDGITFSSTCSVVSCPFTLDTNTGEIQTNTNLDSLTTVGYDILVSISDGHSTVGPRSLTIIITGINTAPVIQNLPLTFTLSVLETVGLNNAVYQVRTVDPDTSTQTLTYSSVFTPVEGSTIFTVDTSTGLLHTSSSTQIDYEALTATTFTVDISVTDGQVTDTQSVSVSVANVNESPTFGSATYYVTGNEGNANIVVGDPGLSSTDPDTGDVITYSIDCQDFLINPSTGVISFAIDYDLDIGNKVTPVSCVVSASDGDLAATSTLFITINDINDNTPSFGANYYTFTTTMYANVGDVIGTMTATDGDLGIYGSMTYSIDQSGLTDTYFGVTGTGGVYITKSVSALGEGTSFTFTAIVTDYGGLNDTATITVVVLSTTTVPTTTTTERYLNFVEYPPNVIWIIIFGMCGFGAIILIGHLIYNHGVLKSFGVVVRDTFCKRRRKRTSKKSKNSTGLRKKIRNPEISGLGHNRTRVTRL, from the exons GTACGAGTACGCTGATCATCAACAACGACTATAAGGTGGATTGTGACTGTGGCAATATCTACGAGTGGGAGTACTACGCTAAGACGAATGCAGGCCAGGTTCACCTTCAAGTCTGGAGGGAGGTGGGCAATACCAATGTTTTTACATTGGTGGGAGAAAACATCATTACGGTTACAG CGGGCATGGTAAATGGTGAACACATCGCATCCATCGCAGCTGGACAGAGAATAAATGTTCAACAAGATGACTATTTAGGAAT ATACAATCCTGGGAGTCCAATCATCTCCAATAAGAATGAAGGGAGCGGAAAGGACTTTAAGGAAACAGAGTTGGTGGGAAACATAGGCGTAGGAAATACATACAACTGGGGATCCATCACTACTGATGATGACCGGAAGTACGCACTCAATGCAAAGGTTAACGCCG GGTCTAATCCATCATTCACTAACATGGGGGTGACTATCACGATGATGGACTCGTCCAGTATTGGTGACTACCTGTATACTGCCGGAGTGTACGACGCGGACGGAGATACCCTTACAACCACCATGACAACATCCACGTACTTCGACTTCTCGACTTCAACCC TGCAAGTGACAGTGAAAACGAATGGTGTCCCAGCGGGATCCTATACCTTGAATTTCCAAACCAGTGATCCATGTAGCAACACAGCCTCTGGCACGCTCACCATAACAGTCACGAATTCC GAACCAATCATCACCAATCTGCCAGCCCGCTACTATATACACGAAGACATAACAGCCGAGACTCTACAGCACAGTATTGCTACAAGTGACAATTCACCGTCCGATACGATCGTGTGTACAGAGACCGAGGCCAAATTCCTCTCAAAACTTACACCATCGTTAG TTTATGGAATATACTCACAGTCAAACCCTGGTTTTGTGTTCAGTACCCAGAAGAAATATACAATACCAGTGACCTGTACTGATTCGGCTGGAGATTCTGATAGTAGCTCTGTGATAGCATACATCCTCCCCAATACCCCGCCCACCTTCACCAACCTCCCCG CTTCCAAATCTATTTCCACTTCGACAGCCAGTGGGACAAGCGTATTCCAGGTATCCACATCCGACTCAGAGGGAGACGGGATAACCTTCTCCTCAACGTGCTCTGTCGTCAGCTGTCCGTTCACTCTAGATACGAATA CAGGTGAGATCCAAACAAACACCAACCTTGACTCCTTGACCACAGTCGGTTATGATATACTGGTCAGTATCAGTGATGGTCACTCTACGGTGGGACCTCGGTCACTGACCATCATAATCACag GTATAAATACTGCCCCGGTTATACAAAACTTGCCTCTGACCTTCACCTTGTCTGTGCTAGAGACTGTAGGACTAAATAATGCAGTCTACCAAGTGCGGACGGTCGATCCAGATACTTCCACTCAGACCCTGACATACAGCTCGGTATTCACTCCGGTAGAGGGCTCTACGATATTTACGGTTGATACGTCCA cGGGACTTTTACATACCTCATCATCGACCCAGATCGACTACGAGGCTCTGACAGCGACGACGTTTACAGTGGATATTAGCGTTACAGATGGACAAGTGACGGACACTCAGTCAGTTTCTGTATCCGTGGCGAATGTCAACGAATCTCCAACTTTTGGATCAGCTACCTACTACGTCACTGGAAACGAGGGAAAC GCTAATATCGTTGTTGGTGATCCGGGGCTCTCATCGACAGATCCCGATACTGGTGACGTCATCACTTATAGTATAGATTGTCAAGACTTTCTCATCAATCCTTCTACTGGCGTCATTTCCTTTGCCATTGACTACGACCTTGACATAGGTAACAAGGTGACGCCAGTTTCCTGTGTTGTATCGGCATCTGATGGTGACCTAGCAGCGACGTCCACTCTGTTTATTACGATAAATGACATCAACGACAACACGCCAAGCTTTGGAGCGAACTACTACACTTTTACTACAACGATGTACGCAAATGTTGGTGACGTCATTGGTACGATGACAGCAACTGATGGCGATCTAGGAATTTATG GATCGATGACGTATTCTATCGACCAGAGCGGCCTTACCGACACTTATTTCGGCGTGACTGGAACTGGGGGTGTGTACATCACGAAATCAGTGTCAGCTCTGGGAGAAGGAACCAGTTTCACATTTACAGCCATCGTTACGGATTACGGCGGCCTAAATG ACACAGCTACCATCACGGTCGTTGTTCTATCTACCACAACagtaccaacaacaacaactaccgAGAGGTACCTCAACTTCGTAGAATATCCGCCGAATGTCATCTGGATAATCATTTTCGGAATGTGTGGTTTTGGAGCTATTATTTTAATAGGGCACCTGATTTATAACCATGGTGTACTCAAATCATTTGGAGTAGTAGTAAGGGATACGTTTTGTAAAAG AAGACGGAAAAGAACTTCAAAGAAGTCGAAAAATTCCACAG GGTTACGGAAGAAGATACGAAATCCTGAAATAAGTGGACTAGGACACAACCGTACTAGAGTTACTCGGTTATAA